A genome region from Fervidicoccaceae archaeon includes the following:
- a CDS encoding pyridoxal-phosphate dependent enzyme yields the protein MTSGFALQCPVCGSAKETELGRSLGIARCESCDSPLVPRLAGLGGAPDLSPREVARILCGGGEPISLGEGGTPLVPLRSDPTVLAKLEGSNPTGTFIDRGSAVLATVLRARGIERIVVASLGDLGVSASTYARRAGLSCTVYTTSITPYSKIYQAALLAERVFVASSYAEALQRARRAERPGCALVSADHHLLLAGYETILYEARRSFGSSFKTIVVPLGDGALLAALYAASLELREPATFVCARGSRESPLLRDVRVEEPLFGSLVEKIVNELGGLVVEVSEDEVLEAVSTAARSEGLLLDASGATVFAAMQRVPDLKRPALVVATGGPRSDPLALWLAAKLREQHGGLPVEFIESLGFTKMRILEVLATRGPAHPYAAWRALRSSCGLDVSLRTVYQHFEELQKMGLVECKYDESSARRRKLCEATRRGLEALLRSL from the coding sequence TTGACTTCGGGCTTTGCGCTTCAGTGTCCGGTCTGCGGCAGCGCCAAGGAGACGGAGCTGGGTCGGTCTCTCGGAATAGCTCGATGCGAGTCGTGCGACTCCCCCCTCGTCCCAAGGCTAGCCGGCCTCGGAGGGGCGCCAGACCTCTCGCCGCGCGAGGTGGCGAGGATCTTGTGCGGGGGAGGAGAGCCTATCTCCTTGGGAGAAGGGGGCACGCCTCTCGTGCCTCTCCGCTCGGACCCGACCGTGCTCGCGAAGCTCGAAGGCTCGAATCCCACTGGGACGTTCATAGATAGAGGCTCCGCCGTCCTCGCTACGGTCCTAAGAGCTCGAGGCATCGAGAGGATCGTCGTGGCGTCTTTGGGAGACTTGGGCGTGTCCGCCTCGACCTACGCTAGGAGAGCGGGGCTAAGCTGCACGGTTTATACTACCTCCATCACGCCGTACTCCAAGATATATCAAGCCGCCCTGCTGGCCGAGAGAGTCTTCGTTGCCTCGAGTTATGCCGAGGCTCTTCAGAGAGCGAGGAGAGCGGAGCGCCCCGGCTGCGCGCTCGTCTCTGCCGACCATCATCTTCTCCTGGCCGGCTACGAGACGATACTCTACGAGGCTAGAAGAAGCTTCGGCTCTTCATTCAAAACGATAGTAGTCCCACTAGGCGACGGCGCCCTCCTAGCTGCCCTATACGCGGCTTCGCTCGAGCTCAGAGAGCCCGCGACCTTCGTGTGCGCTCGAGGGAGCAGAGAATCTCCTCTCCTGCGAGATGTGAGAGTGGAGGAGCCGCTCTTCGGGAGCCTCGTGGAGAAGATAGTCAATGAGCTGGGCGGGCTCGTCGTCGAGGTGAGCGAGGACGAGGTCCTGGAGGCCGTGTCGACCGCCGCGAGGAGCGAGGGGCTCCTCCTCGACGCCTCGGGAGCCACGGTGTTCGCCGCGATGCAGAGAGTCCCCGATCTGAAGAGGCCCGCCCTCGTCGTGGCTACCGGGGGCCCGCGGTCTGACCCTCTCGCTCTTTGGCTAGCGGCCAAACTGAGAGAACAGCACGGCGGGCTTCCGGTAGAGTTCATCGAGAGCTTGGGCTTCACGAAGATGAGAATCCTGGAGGTCCTCGCGACCAGAGGTCCCGCTCACCCCTACGCAGCGTGGAGGGCTCTCAGGAGCTCGTGCGGTCTCGACGTGAGCCTCAGGACAGTCTATCAACACTTCGAGGAGCTTCAGAAGATGGGCCTCGTCGAGTGCAAATACGACGAGTCCTCAGCGAGACGTAGAAAGCTCTGCGAGGCCACTCGCCGAGGGCTCGAGGCTCTGCTCAGGTCTCTCTGA
- a CDS encoding inositol-3-phosphate synthase: MLLVGKIRVGLVGIGNCASAIVQAVYMAKKNPSEQAINNALGGYRVSDVEFTAAFDVDVRKIGKDLAEAIFAGHNMVPRLVELEETGVIVRPGPVLDGVAPHMVEYFRPHDSTVTLRDVIEHLESTETEIVVNMLPVGSEEATRFYAEASLLGGAAFVNGIPVFIASDPTGYWPRRYREAGLPLLGDDIKGQFGATILHSALTALMRERGLEIESTYQLNIGGNTDFLNMMMEERLASKRESKTKAVKDTIEVGPRRISDENIRIGPSDYVPFLGNTKVAYIYIRARSYLGFPVELDVKLKVDDKSMFAAAMLDAIRLAKIALDRGLAGAIHEASAYYFKHPPRPVRSPHEAKELLEKFLAGEVAEAREA; this comes from the coding sequence GTGCTGTTGGTGGGGAAGATCAGAGTAGGGCTCGTTGGCATAGGCAACTGCGCCTCGGCCATAGTGCAGGCCGTCTACATGGCCAAGAAGAATCCGAGCGAGCAGGCGATCAATAACGCACTCGGCGGCTACAGGGTCAGCGACGTGGAGTTCACCGCCGCCTTCGACGTAGACGTGAGGAAGATCGGCAAGGACCTGGCCGAGGCGATCTTCGCCGGTCACAACATGGTCCCGAGACTCGTCGAACTCGAGGAGACGGGTGTGATCGTGAGGCCCGGCCCCGTGCTCGACGGGGTGGCTCCTCACATGGTCGAATACTTCCGTCCTCACGACTCGACCGTGACTCTCCGCGATGTGATAGAGCACCTGGAGAGCACCGAGACCGAGATCGTCGTCAATATGCTACCGGTGGGCTCCGAGGAGGCCACGAGGTTCTACGCCGAGGCGAGTCTCCTCGGGGGAGCCGCCTTCGTAAACGGGATCCCGGTCTTCATAGCGAGCGACCCGACGGGGTACTGGCCCAGAAGATATAGAGAGGCGGGCCTGCCTCTGTTGGGCGACGACATAAAGGGTCAGTTCGGCGCCACGATACTTCACTCTGCCCTCACGGCCTTGATGAGAGAGAGGGGGCTGGAGATAGAGAGCACGTATCAGCTCAACATAGGAGGAAACACGGACTTCCTCAATATGATGATGGAGGAGAGGCTCGCTAGTAAGAGAGAGAGCAAGACCAAGGCCGTTAAAGATACCATAGAGGTGGGGCCTCGTAGGATCAGCGATGAGAACATAAGAATAGGCCCGAGCGACTATGTGCCCTTCTTGGGCAACACGAAGGTCGCTTACATATACATTAGAGCTCGATCGTATCTCGGCTTCCCCGTGGAGCTCGACGTTAAGCTGAAAGTGGACGACAAGAGCATGTTCGCTGCGGCTATGCTGGACGCTATTCGCCTGGCCAAGATAGCGCTCGACAGAGGTTTGGCGGGGGCGATCCACGAGGCGTCGGCTTATTACTTCAAGCATCCGCCCAGGCCCGTGAGGTCGCCCCACGAGGCTAAAGAGCTCCTCGAGAAGTTCTTGGCTGGAGAGGTCGCCGAGGCCCGCGAAGCCTGA
- the eno gene encoding phosphopyruvate hydratase — protein sequence MRAVKALEVLDSRGNPTLRACVETEVSKGCGDAPAGASRGKSEALELRDGGERLGGKGVRRAIFIVENIIAPALVGIDVVDQRRVDLAMIALDGTKQKEKLGANSTIAVSVAASRAAAQALGIPLYAHLGGISPRKFPLPLMNLINGGAHAGNELDFQEFLVVPAGADSLADSVWLGAEIYRALRNLVAERFGKQFTSVADEGGFAPPLRDPREALRLLEKAVERVGVSLGSDVFFGIDAAASRLYDESSGVYSVAGRRMSRGELVDYYRELASEFPLRYLEDPLWEEDFAGFAELQRSLEPLGVTVVGDDLYTTNLDRLASGARQRSTRGAIVKPNQIGTVSEAVDFAREARASGMLVVVSHRSGDTEDAFVADLAIALESDFVKFGAPARGERTAKYNRLIEIEAELAGTTRPLRSMAQ from the coding sequence GTGAGGGCCGTCAAGGCCCTCGAGGTGCTGGACTCGAGAGGCAACCCGACGCTCAGAGCATGCGTCGAGACCGAGGTCTCCAAGGGCTGCGGCGATGCTCCGGCGGGAGCCTCTAGAGGTAAGAGCGAGGCGCTCGAGCTCAGAGACGGGGGCGAGAGGCTCGGAGGAAAAGGTGTCAGAAGAGCTATCTTCATCGTAGAGAACATCATAGCTCCGGCGCTGGTCGGGATAGACGTAGTCGATCAGAGGCGCGTGGATCTCGCCATGATAGCTCTCGATGGAACCAAGCAGAAGGAGAAGTTAGGAGCTAACTCGACCATTGCCGTTAGCGTGGCTGCCTCAAGAGCGGCGGCTCAAGCCCTCGGGATCCCCCTCTACGCTCATCTCGGGGGAATAAGTCCGCGGAAGTTCCCTCTCCCCCTGATGAACTTGATAAACGGAGGAGCTCACGCAGGTAATGAGCTCGACTTCCAGGAGTTCCTCGTGGTGCCGGCCGGCGCGGACTCCCTGGCTGATTCTGTGTGGCTAGGAGCCGAGATTTACAGAGCTCTGAGGAATCTCGTCGCCGAGAGATTCGGCAAGCAGTTCACCTCGGTGGCCGACGAGGGAGGATTCGCGCCTCCTCTGCGCGACCCCAGAGAGGCGCTGAGACTCCTCGAGAAAGCAGTCGAGAGGGTCGGCGTATCGCTCGGCTCCGACGTGTTCTTCGGGATCGACGCGGCGGCCAGTAGATTATACGACGAGAGCTCGGGAGTCTACTCCGTGGCTGGGAGAAGAATGAGCAGAGGAGAGCTCGTAGACTACTATCGAGAGTTGGCCTCGGAGTTCCCGCTAAGATATCTCGAGGATCCTCTGTGGGAGGAAGACTTCGCCGGGTTCGCCGAGCTGCAGCGCTCTCTCGAGCCTCTCGGCGTAACGGTGGTCGGCGACGACCTCTACACGACGAACCTCGACAGACTGGCTTCCGGGGCTCGTCAGCGCTCGACGAGAGGGGCCATAGTGAAACCCAATCAGATAGGTACGGTGAGCGAGGCCGTCGACTTCGCCAGAGAGGCGAGGGCATCGGGGATGCTCGTAGTGGTTAGCCACAGGAGCGGCGACACCGAGGACGCCTTCGTGGCTGATCTGGCGATCGCGCTCGAGAGCGATTTCGTCAAGTTCGGAGCTCCCGCTCGAGGCGAGAGAACAGCGAAGTACAACAGACTCATCGAAATAGAGGCGGAGCTAGCGGGTACGACCAGACCTCTACGAAGTATGGCTCAATGA
- a CDS encoding TrkA family potassium uptake protein: MRILIVGGGAVGGYLARLLSERGHEVLVVDKEAEKLRSLQREADVTCITRDATDPGLYDEMNLASFDAVVACTDSDEVNLFVSVLAKEANVPLIVARARSPKVAALLQRLGVRHVVVGPILIAKLMLSMVEGLFGSVPLTEALSGLYSLLSLTIGTTDSSVGKTLGELELPEGSAILAIVKDNEVLAPSDSIELSPGTIVVALVRSEKSEDFERVFR, encoded by the coding sequence ATGCGCATTCTGATCGTTGGCGGGGGAGCGGTTGGGGGATACCTGGCGAGGCTCCTCTCCGAGAGGGGCCACGAGGTGCTGGTGGTAGACAAAGAGGCCGAGAAGTTGAGGTCCCTTCAGAGAGAAGCCGACGTGACCTGCATCACTCGCGACGCCACGGACCCGGGCCTCTACGATGAGATGAACTTGGCCTCCTTCGACGCGGTCGTGGCTTGCACCGACAGCGATGAGGTCAACTTGTTCGTGTCGGTGCTGGCGAAGGAGGCTAACGTGCCGCTAATCGTGGCTAGAGCGAGGAGCCCTAAGGTGGCCGCGCTGCTCCAGAGACTTGGGGTGCGCCATGTAGTGGTGGGCCCGATCCTAATAGCGAAGCTCATGCTATCCATGGTGGAGGGGCTCTTTGGGTCGGTCCCACTGACCGAAGCCCTCTCGGGCCTCTACTCGCTGCTCTCGCTCACGATAGGCACGACCGACTCTTCGGTGGGTAAGACGCTCGGCGAGCTAGAACTACCCGAGGGCTCTGCGATCCTCGCCATCGTGAAGGACAACGAGGTTCTGGCGCCCTCGGACTCGATCGAGCTCTCGCCCGGAACCATCGTGGTAGCGCTCGTCAGGAGCGAGAAATCGGAGGACTTCGAGAGAGTGTTCAGGTGA
- a CDS encoding mechanosensitive ion channel, with protein sequence MTTQSLLPRLLETLLLVAALLAIVAAVLGDLRRMVRRGALGEAAAEELKRILWTFSLAIILLVSAYSFFGSSAALLLLVAAITVGAFSSWKLLTNLSAYYALRFSAQLSEGKLVELDGVKAKIKSLGLLTTSLQTDEGDTILVPNSLLLDKVIKCPGGERTAVLRIGVSEWEEVDEVVEEVRRVVSKEFKHAARSGDFEVHLESLSPRRATLLLRVRYVGQREREEVADSLVRSLARELEKFSPEIELVRPG encoded by the coding sequence TTGACCACGCAGAGCCTCCTCCCCAGGCTCCTCGAGACCCTCCTCCTCGTGGCCGCGCTGCTCGCGATAGTCGCGGCGGTCCTCGGAGACTTACGGAGGATGGTGAGGAGAGGGGCTCTGGGGGAGGCGGCAGCGGAGGAGCTCAAGAGGATCTTATGGACGTTCTCCCTAGCTATTATATTGCTCGTCTCGGCGTACTCCTTCTTCGGCTCGAGCGCCGCTCTACTCCTGTTGGTTGCCGCTATAACGGTCGGAGCCTTTAGCTCGTGGAAGCTGCTGACGAACTTGAGCGCGTACTACGCTCTCAGATTCTCGGCTCAGCTGAGTGAGGGGAAGCTCGTGGAATTAGACGGAGTGAAGGCGAAGATCAAGAGCCTCGGCCTGCTCACCACGTCGCTTCAGACGGACGAGGGGGACACCATACTCGTGCCCAACTCTCTGCTACTGGATAAGGTGATCAAGTGCCCAGGCGGGGAGAGGACCGCGGTTCTCAGGATAGGGGTCTCGGAGTGGGAGGAGGTGGATGAGGTGGTAGAAGAGGTGAGGCGAGTCGTGAGCAAAGAGTTCAAACACGCTGCGAGATCCGGCGACTTCGAGGTCCACCTCGAGAGCCTGAGTCCTAGGCGAGCGACGTTGCTATTGAGAGTCAGGTATGTCGGTCAGAGAGAGCGCGAGGAGGTGGCCGACTCGCTCGTGAGGAGTCTCGCGAGAGAGCTCGAGAAGTTCTCGCCGGAGATCGAGCTCGTCAGGCCGGGCTAG
- a CDS encoding chromatin protein Cren7 has protein sequence MSSPKGARADCPMCGARVEASKVWTMVAPLPDSLGRLTVTVMGSFKCPQCGKSWRAVISKLKVGGGEVEVSGKTLRITGEERSRGEVIELDVESILSERE, from the coding sequence TTGAGCTCTCCCAAGGGAGCCCGGGCCGATTGCCCAATGTGCGGTGCAAGGGTCGAGGCATCGAAGGTCTGGACAATGGTGGCTCCACTTCCCGACTCTTTGGGCAGACTCACCGTGACGGTCATGGGCTCCTTCAAGTGCCCGCAGTGCGGTAAGTCGTGGAGGGCCGTCATCTCGAAGCTGAAGGTCGGCGGAGGGGAGGTGGAAGTGAGCGGGAAAACTCTTCGGATCACGGGGGAGGAGAGGAGTCGAGGCGAGGTTATAGAGCTCGACGTCGAGTCGATCCTCTCGGAGCGAGAGTGA
- a CDS encoding biotin--[acetyl-CoA-carboxylase] ligase, translating into MLESLLNCARSLRSAIAGRSKRAPLCLERLGLSAEETWPPDDLALLAEMDLESWGWSALVHVESCGSTQDLAAELAELGYPHGTVVVADAMARGRGRRGRRWLAPRGGLWLTALLRPSSCSSIQLVGLAAALSAAETAEAFAGERVLVRWPNDVYARGRKLAGILIEAEVEALSSTVLLGIGLNLNNELPSELIGKAITLREVAGFYVPRALFAAIMLAVLGCRLSSLEGGEITRATLERLDCLGEEVSIDVGGDVVRGRVVGLDELGRLLVERARGEVTALSAGEIVRLEPRRSSF; encoded by the coding sequence ATGCTCGAGAGCCTTCTGAACTGTGCCCGCTCTCTGAGGAGCGCTATTGCGGGACGGTCGAAGCGAGCCCCGTTATGCCTCGAGAGGCTGGGCCTCTCGGCCGAGGAGACCTGGCCCCCCGATGACCTGGCGCTCCTAGCCGAGATGGATCTCGAGAGCTGGGGGTGGTCGGCCTTGGTGCACGTGGAGAGCTGCGGATCGACGCAAGACCTGGCGGCCGAGCTCGCGGAGCTAGGCTATCCGCACGGGACGGTGGTCGTCGCCGATGCGATGGCGAGAGGCCGGGGAAGGAGAGGGAGACGGTGGCTGGCCCCTAGGGGGGGGCTCTGGCTCACCGCTCTTCTGAGGCCGAGCTCGTGCTCGTCGATCCAGCTCGTGGGATTGGCGGCCGCTCTCTCCGCGGCCGAGACGGCCGAGGCCTTCGCTGGCGAGAGGGTCCTCGTGAGGTGGCCGAACGACGTCTACGCGCGAGGTCGGAAGTTAGCCGGGATCTTGATCGAGGCCGAGGTGGAGGCTCTCTCGAGCACGGTGCTATTGGGGATTGGGCTCAATCTAAACAACGAGCTTCCGAGCGAGTTGATCGGCAAAGCTATAACTTTGAGAGAGGTCGCGGGCTTTTACGTGCCGAGAGCGCTCTTCGCGGCGATCATGCTGGCGGTCCTCGGCTGCAGGCTCTCATCTCTCGAGGGCGGCGAGATAACGCGCGCCACCCTCGAGAGGCTAGACTGCCTGGGCGAGGAGGTATCGATAGACGTCGGCGGAGACGTCGTGCGCGGGCGCGTAGTCGGACTCGACGAGCTCGGCAGGCTACTCGTCGAGAGAGCTCGGGGAGAGGTAACAGCCTTGAGCGCCGGCGAGATCGTTCGCCTCGAGCCGAGGCGGAGCTCATTTTAA
- a CDS encoding DUF1805 domain-containing protein: MSGSLNNTSRVRLKSLEGELFGIEVDLPGSPPLVMVVGKRGFVACGLLDVSAAERVGAAAAKVVGVRSVEEMLDREIQAVTSRGRGLGLREGMRVREALELL; the protein is encoded by the coding sequence TTGAGTGGCTCGTTGAATAACACGTCTAGAGTGAGACTGAAGAGCCTGGAGGGAGAACTCTTCGGGATCGAAGTAGACCTCCCGGGGTCTCCTCCTCTGGTCATGGTGGTTGGCAAGAGAGGTTTCGTGGCCTGCGGCCTCCTAGACGTGAGCGCGGCCGAGAGGGTCGGAGCGGCCGCGGCCAAAGTCGTTGGCGTGAGGTCCGTGGAGGAGATGCTAGATCGCGAGATCCAAGCGGTGACTTCTCGCGGCAGAGGGCTAGGCCTGAGAGAGGGCATGAGAGTCAGAGAGGCTCTCGAGTTGCTCTAG
- a CDS encoding GDP-mannose 4,6-dehydratase, translating into MYARRSGESFDERGALCERLTNVVVVTGGAGFIGSHTVDLLLSCDEIEILVVDNLCSGSRSNVPSDERVKLLELDVSDARAVERLVSELSGERVSILHLAAIVRVEEVRSDPELGFRVNVNGTHNLLELARRIDAERFVFASSAAVYGDPERLPIDESHPLRPKSLYGVTKLLGERLVERYSSEHGLSCASLRYFNVYGPRMRRGPYAGVVLAFLEALLSGSRPVVYGDGAQTRDFVFVSDVVEANVAALTSRTEGPLNVGTGVETSVMDLLGVLSELVGVAMEPLFAPPRPDDVRRSVASIERIRETLGWEPRVGLREGLRATIEHYRVSGSGCI; encoded by the coding sequence ATGTACGCGAGAAGAAGTGGAGAGTCATTTGATGAGAGGGGCGCCCTCTGCGAAAGGCTGACCAACGTCGTTGTAGTAACGGGAGGAGCCGGCTTCATAGGGAGCCACACCGTGGACCTCCTGCTCTCCTGCGATGAGATCGAGATCTTAGTGGTGGACAATCTGTGCTCGGGCTCGCGGTCTAATGTCCCGAGCGACGAGCGAGTAAAGCTCCTAGAGCTCGACGTCTCGGACGCGCGGGCGGTAGAGAGGCTGGTTTCCGAGCTCTCGGGCGAGAGAGTCTCTATCCTCCACTTAGCGGCGATCGTTAGAGTAGAGGAGGTGAGGTCCGACCCGGAGCTCGGTTTCAGAGTAAACGTGAACGGTACACACAACCTGCTCGAGCTGGCCAGGAGGATAGACGCGGAGAGATTTGTCTTCGCCTCCAGCGCTGCCGTCTACGGCGACCCCGAGCGCCTGCCGATCGACGAAAGTCACCCTCTGAGGCCCAAGAGCCTCTACGGCGTTACGAAGCTCCTCGGGGAGAGGCTCGTGGAGAGGTACTCCTCCGAGCACGGGCTGAGCTGCGCCTCGCTGAGGTACTTCAACGTGTACGGCCCTCGAATGAGAAGAGGCCCCTACGCCGGCGTCGTCCTAGCGTTCCTCGAGGCTCTCCTGAGCGGCAGTAGACCCGTCGTGTACGGGGATGGGGCTCAGACGAGAGACTTCGTCTTCGTCTCCGACGTGGTCGAGGCCAACGTGGCGGCTCTCACCTCGAGGACCGAAGGGCCCCTCAATGTGGGGACAGGCGTCGAGACGAGCGTTATGGACCTCTTGGGGGTGCTCTCCGAGCTAGTAGGAGTAGCGATGGAACCTCTCTTCGCTCCCCCGAGGCCGGACGACGTGAGAAGGTCCGTCGCATCGATCGAGAGGATCCGCGAGACGCTCGGGTGGGAGCCGAGAGTCGGTCTCCGCGAGGGGCTGCGCGCCACGATCGAGCACTACCGAGTTTCGGGCAGCGGTTGCATTTGA
- a CDS encoding triphosphoribosyl-dephospho-CoA synthase translates to MRVVRMHGDPPVAASIAIALEPTAGTGAGTVSRARDHRDKTLQSYVVLSHLVRSAFEELCEELPKPPGSRLPKIVGEATRAMGSNLAAGSLLLLYYNVAAACHDERVESPAGNGRAALALALRDPASILFDVIREASPSHVLPSSSSFWPDVRSPLYTLERRRFEARPLGLALRLLARRDPVVEELVTAFARTSRLAEERLSERGCAVPTSSEIDELYLRVCSKVEDYLIFRRRGAERARELKEECAKGRLPELSEEESMGSVADLVAVVLYYVCNECIEEWRASRFSKRGLQRFGR, encoded by the coding sequence GTGCGGGTGGTGAGGATGCACGGCGACCCCCCAGTGGCGGCGTCGATAGCTATCGCGCTGGAGCCCACCGCGGGGACCGGGGCCGGCACGGTGAGCAGAGCGCGAGACCATCGAGACAAGACGTTGCAGAGCTACGTCGTGCTCTCTCACCTCGTCAGATCCGCGTTCGAGGAGCTCTGCGAGGAGCTCCCTAAGCCTCCGGGCTCGAGACTCCCAAAGATCGTGGGCGAGGCTACGAGGGCTATGGGCTCGAACCTCGCGGCCGGGAGCCTGCTGCTGCTCTATTACAACGTAGCAGCCGCCTGTCACGACGAGAGGGTCGAGAGCCCGGCCGGTAACGGAAGGGCCGCTCTAGCGCTCGCGCTTCGAGACCCGGCATCAATACTCTTCGATGTGATAAGAGAGGCCTCGCCATCGCACGTCCTCCCCTCGTCGAGCAGCTTCTGGCCCGACGTGAGGAGCCCTCTCTACACGCTCGAGAGGAGGAGGTTCGAGGCCAGACCCCTCGGCCTCGCGCTCAGGCTCCTGGCTCGGCGAGACCCCGTGGTCGAGGAGCTCGTCACGGCCTTCGCCAGAACGTCGAGGCTCGCGGAGGAGCGCCTGAGCGAGAGGGGCTGCGCCGTGCCCACAAGCTCAGAGATCGATGAGCTCTACCTGCGCGTCTGCTCGAAGGTCGAGGATTATCTCATCTTCAGAAGAAGAGGGGCCGAGAGAGCGCGAGAGCTCAAAGAGGAGTGCGCGAAGGGGCGCCTACCGGAGCTCAGCGAGGAGGAATCGATGGGTTCGGTCGCCGACCTCGTCGCCGTAGTGCTGTATTACGTGTGCAATGAATGCATTGAGGAGTGGAGAGCCTCACGCTTTTCTAAGCGCGGCCTCCAGAGATTCGGGCGGTAG
- a CDS encoding DUF447 family protein: MIEIEAEELSFLSWAKGAFIEGLAIFEKGGEELHRALLGVRVAGALSAELRLFHGSRAHELATSGALEESLLHFNVLGDPEVFVKAYTDPRSLLVKRVGSFLVVEGSYLTLLGEVLGSEQRGDHAIVRARLRRRALLVPSRMAPTCRALGLLVELLVRLSRVEGRSPRHDARRLCSELRLLAEEALRLSGEAGLRRAIELAAGRARSACGW, from the coding sequence TTGATAGAGATCGAGGCGGAGGAGCTGTCGTTCCTCTCGTGGGCCAAGGGGGCATTCATCGAGGGCCTCGCGATATTCGAGAAAGGGGGGGAAGAGCTCCACAGAGCTCTCCTCGGCGTAAGGGTGGCCGGCGCCCTGAGCGCGGAGTTAAGGCTTTTCCACGGCTCGCGAGCCCACGAGCTGGCGACGTCTGGAGCTCTCGAGGAGTCACTGCTTCACTTCAACGTCCTCGGAGACCCGGAGGTCTTCGTGAAGGCCTACACCGACCCCCGATCTCTCCTCGTCAAGCGAGTCGGGAGCTTCCTCGTGGTTGAGGGATCGTATCTAACGCTTTTGGGGGAGGTCCTAGGGTCGGAGCAGCGAGGAGATCACGCCATCGTCCGTGCGAGGCTGAGGCGAAGAGCTCTGCTCGTCCCCAGCCGCATGGCGCCAACTTGCAGAGCCTTGGGCCTGCTCGTCGAGCTCCTCGTCAGGTTGAGCAGAGTGGAGGGGCGCTCTCCGCGACACGACGCGCGCCGCCTTTGCTCGGAGCTCCGCCTCCTGGCCGAGGAGGCCCTGAGGCTCTCGGGCGAGGCCGGTCTGAGACGGGCGATCGAGCTCGCGGCCGGGAGAGCTCGCTCCGCGTGCGGGTGGTGA
- a CDS encoding D-aminoacyl-tRNA deacylase, with the protein MPRIGVVFSRRDPAGSGAAKILSELLSRGESSSDVLLAGFEEDVVDFEFLRGADEFIILSKHRSEAEIPCLTVHHPGNPTPRAQLGGKPCSLAWSSPVLSYEILREMVKEARGSIEVTYEVTHHGPTEVPKPVVFAEIGSTPREWSSEELQRALARAIETTISRLREGSGSRCRRAIGIGGGHYARAFTRMALEEGYCFGHILAKHAVREGLCPDALEQAIDKNLGGVEEIVLEKKAGPSEFRRSVAELASRRGLELTVI; encoded by the coding sequence TTGCCGAGGATCGGCGTGGTCTTTAGTCGGCGAGACCCGGCGGGCTCCGGCGCGGCGAAGATTCTCTCTGAGCTGTTGAGCCGCGGCGAGAGCTCGAGCGACGTCCTCTTGGCCGGATTCGAGGAGGACGTGGTAGACTTCGAGTTCCTCCGAGGAGCCGACGAATTCATCATTCTCTCGAAGCACAGGAGCGAGGCGGAGATCCCTTGCTTGACGGTCCACCACCCGGGCAATCCCACGCCTCGCGCCCAACTCGGCGGGAAGCCCTGCTCTTTAGCCTGGAGCTCCCCGGTTCTCTCCTACGAGATATTACGGGAGATGGTCAAGGAGGCAAGAGGATCGATAGAGGTTACGTACGAGGTCACGCATCACGGGCCCACGGAGGTCCCGAAGCCCGTAGTCTTCGCCGAGATAGGCAGCACTCCGAGGGAGTGGAGCAGCGAAGAGCTCCAGAGGGCTCTGGCGAGAGCGATCGAGACGACGATCTCGAGGCTGAGAGAGGGCTCCGGGAGTCGCTGCAGGAGGGCCATCGGGATAGGGGGAGGGCACTACGCGCGCGCGTTCACCAGGATGGCTCTCGAGGAGGGCTACTGCTTCGGGCACATACTCGCCAAGCACGCGGTTAGAGAGGGGCTGTGCCCCGACGCGCTCGAGCAGGCGATCGACAAGAACCTCGGCGGGGTCGAGGAGATAGTGCTCGAGAAGAAAGCCGGCCCGAGCGAGTTCAGGAGGAGCGTGGCGGAGCTGGCCTCGAGGAGAGGCCTCGAGCTCACGGTAATCTAG
- a CDS encoding Lrp/AsnC ligand binding domain-containing protein, protein MSERGLGAFVLVVTRVGTEHKVKEKIERLAGEMEGDVWVDAKPVFGEYDLVVTVEARDLRALDKLVSGIRGLDEVVKTVTLIAV, encoded by the coding sequence GTGTCTGAGCGAGGCTTGGGTGCCTTCGTCTTAGTGGTGACGAGAGTGGGGACAGAGCACAAGGTCAAGGAGAAGATAGAGAGACTGGCCGGTGAGATGGAGGGCGACGTCTGGGTCGACGCCAAGCCCGTCTTCGGCGAGTACGACCTCGTGGTCACGGTCGAGGCCAGAGACCTGAGGGCTCTCGACAAACTGGTCTCCGGGATAAGAGGGCTCGACGAAGTCGTGAAGACCGTCACTCTGATCGCGGTCTAG